From Alphaproteobacteria bacterium, a single genomic window includes:
- a CDS encoding TolC family protein, giving the protein MHRFNGAVRVACAWLILTIPAIAAERSRPISLPQALQRALAANPRLTAAERDVGIAGGLRIQSGALPNPEASFELDNALGSGPYRGTRSAETNLQLSQLVELGGKREARIAAGQAGVGSAVWQRRATRLEVLSETAIAFITVISAQRRIEIFDEQIASFDQLIPQLQKRVEEGASSPAETERAQVAADLFRVERERAKTQLATARRDLAILMGESIPHFGKAIGRLALVGQPPSFQSVLKAIEANPQLMRWTAVTAQRNAELLIARLKIIPDVRLSAGWRHFQDTNDNAVRLGISIPLPVFDQNRGNVIAAQETLAKTAAERSINKLVLISIAGRAYDSINGALAEIKLLRSSVIPKARSAAATIQSGYAQGRFTLLELLDVKGSVLQALVREQEALQNFHIAVATIEGLVGNPFSLTHQSSR; this is encoded by the coding sequence ATGCATCGATTCAATGGGGCAGTGCGCGTTGCGTGCGCATGGCTTATCCTCACAATTCCAGCGATTGCTGCGGAACGGTCGCGACCGATCTCATTGCCGCAAGCCTTACAGCGCGCGTTGGCTGCAAACCCGCGCCTCACCGCCGCCGAGCGGGACGTCGGCATCGCCGGCGGGTTGCGGATTCAGTCAGGCGCGTTGCCAAATCCTGAAGCCTCGTTCGAATTGGACAACGCGCTGGGATCTGGGCCCTACAGGGGAACGCGTTCCGCGGAAACTAATCTGCAACTCAGTCAGCTAGTCGAACTCGGCGGCAAGCGCGAAGCCCGCATTGCCGCAGGCCAGGCCGGTGTCGGTTCCGCGGTCTGGCAGCGGCGGGCGACACGGCTGGAGGTGCTGTCCGAGACCGCGATCGCCTTCATTACCGTCATCAGCGCGCAACGCCGGATCGAAATCTTCGACGAACAGATTGCGAGCTTCGATCAATTGATACCGCAATTGCAGAAGCGCGTGGAGGAAGGCGCGTCGTCGCCCGCGGAAACCGAGCGCGCCCAGGTGGCCGCCGACCTGTTCCGGGTCGAGCGGGAGCGCGCCAAGACGCAATTGGCGACCGCCCGGCGGGATCTCGCTATTCTAATGGGCGAAAGTATTCCCCATTTCGGCAAAGCGATTGGTCGGCTGGCCCTTGTCGGGCAGCCCCCATCGTTCCAGTCGGTCCTCAAGGCGATCGAAGCCAATCCGCAGTTGATGCGCTGGACCGCCGTGACCGCGCAGCGCAATGCCGAGTTGCTGATCGCGCGTTTGAAAATCATTCCGGACGTCCGCCTGTCTGCGGGATGGCGTCACTTCCAGGACACCAACGACAACGCGGTACGGCTGGGAATATCGATTCCGTTACCCGTGTTCGACCAGAACAGGGGCAACGTCATCGCGGCTCAGGAAACCCTCGCCAAGACCGCAGCCGAACGTTCGATCAACAAACTGGTTCTCATCAGCATCGCCGGACGAGCCTACGATTCGATCAACGGGGCACTGGCGGAAATTAAACTGTTGCGCTCCTCGGTCATTCCGAAAGCCCGTAGCGCCGCCGCAACCATCCAGAGCGGCTATGCCCAGGGCCGCTTCACCCTGCTTGAATTACTCGACGTCAAGGGCTCGGTCCTTCAGGCCCTGGTGCGCGAGCAGGAAGCCCTGCAAAACTTCCATATCGCTGTCGCGACCATCGAAGGTCTCGTCGGCAATCCGTTTTCGCTTACCCATCAGAGTTCAAGATGA
- a CDS encoding arsenate reductase ArsC, whose protein sequence is MPDRIYNVLFLCTGNSARSILAESILRKDGDSRFHAFSAGSQPKGEVNPIALRVLSSLDYPTGGLRSKSWQEFATPDAPVMDFVFTVCDSAAGESCPVWPEQPMTAHWGIEDPAAVEGTDLQKEAAFVSAFRYMQNRIAPFLALPLGSIDAMALGTKLRDIGNSEGSTLGRPRVA, encoded by the coding sequence GTGCCTGACCGCATCTACAACGTCCTGTTCCTATGTACGGGGAATTCCGCACGCTCAATTCTGGCCGAATCCATCCTGCGCAAGGACGGCGATAGCCGTTTCCACGCCTTCTCGGCGGGCAGTCAGCCCAAAGGAGAGGTCAATCCGATTGCATTGCGTGTGCTGTCGAGCCTCGACTATCCTACCGGCGGTTTGCGTTCGAAGAGTTGGCAAGAATTCGCCACTCCAGATGCACCCGTCATGGACTTCGTCTTTACGGTTTGCGACAGCGCAGCGGGGGAGAGTTGCCCTGTCTGGCCGGAACAGCCAATGACCGCGCACTGGGGCATCGAAGATCCCGCGGCCGTCGAAGGCACCGACCTCCAGAAGGAGGCCGCCTTCGTTTCCGCCTTTCGCTACATGCAAAACCGCATTGCGCCATTCCTCGCCCTGCCGCTCGGCTCGATCGATGCGATGGCGCTAGGCACCAAGCTTCGCGACATCGGAAATTCAGAGGGCTCGACGTTGGGCCGACCGCGCGTGGCATGA
- a CDS encoding helix-turn-helix transcriptional regulator, with product MENEQAILALGALAQQTRLQAFRVLIQHEPDGLAAGDLARLLEVPQNTLSAHLSVLTRADLVTSERHSRSIVYRANLTTFQAITVFLLQDCCGGRQEICAPIFESLVPCCPPPRKKEKSRA from the coding sequence ATGGAAAACGAACAAGCCATCCTCGCGCTGGGCGCCCTCGCGCAGCAAACCCGCCTCCAGGCCTTCCGGGTCCTGATACAACATGAACCCGATGGATTGGCCGCCGGCGATCTCGCGCGATTGCTGGAGGTGCCGCAGAATACGCTCTCGGCCCACCTTTCCGTGCTGACGCGAGCCGATCTGGTGACATCCGAGCGGCACAGCCGTTCGATCGTGTATCGGGCAAACCTAACCACCTTTCAGGCAATCACCGTCTTCCTGCTGCAGGACTGTTGCGGCGGCCGTCAGGAAATTTGCGCTCCTATTTTCGAAAGCCTCGTCCCTTGCTGTCCGCCTCCGAGGAAGAAGGAGAAATCCCGTGCCTGA